A genomic window from Glycine max cultivar Williams 82 chromosome 17, Glycine_max_v4.0, whole genome shotgun sequence includes:
- the LOC100803211 gene encoding probable E3 ubiquitin-protein ligase RHG1A has translation MDEYSRKRGVDGMVFPRKGMGHVFRDTANTRDRNGQICSRLGCSSRANLPKVAHVRSSEKGKSLRPSFQSSSSSKDAIGSSSRTTSYPAKRLIEPRKTLSSQFEAHSSETSSVQDGPEFSVPIPPTEEIRRGPLVEGESTESSNAILMEVGSSSAVSNTRSQRAGLRAQEIKSTGAVRRAVSSRYGLRNLKCNSISDVVPAGCSPLDSSLNRRKDTIKKGNCEGGNSSTVRGKNITGSSLEGRNSGSRNGISISDSRRSRNVPSHRSTSVASVRTQRSISGQARGRFCSQGNENPVASSDSPLNIPLSPHSGDLDAPGFSYHTSMETPLSGSSSYGRPGNSSEQLSGVMPASPAEDDNTHSLINRDSFRHYNMGGIAEVLLALERIEQDAELTHEQILLLEANLFLSGLNFYDHHRDMRLDIDNMSYEELLALEERMGTVSTALPEEALAECLKRSKYQSAPLDDADESCNEDKDDIKCCICQEEYVVGDEVGDLQCEHRFHVVCIQEWMRLKNWCPVCKVSAALSNSFLPH, from the exons ATGGATGAGTATTCTCGTAAAAGAGGTGTAGATGGGATGGTATTCCCTAGAAAGGGGATGGGCCATGTATTTAGAGATACTGCTAATACTAGAGATCGAAATGGTCAAATTTGTAGTCGATTGGGTTGCAGTAGCAGAGCCAATCTTCCCAAAGTTGCTCACGTCAGATCTTCTGAAAAAGGTAAATCTTTGAGGCCTTCATTTCAGTCCTCTTCAAGTAGCAAGGATGCAATTGGAAGTTCCTCTAGAACTACTAGTTACCCAGCAAAACGACTTATAGAACCTCGGAAAACATTATCCTCTCAGTTTGAGGCACATTCATCTGAAACTAGTAGTGTACAGGACGGACCAGAATTTTCAGTGCCCATCCCTCCAACAGAAGAAATTCGGAGAGGGCCTCTAGTTGAAGGAGAAAGTACAGAGTCTAGTAATGCAATATTGATGGAAGTAGGAAGTTCCAGTGCAGTATCAAATACTAGATCTCAAAGAGCTGGATTGCGTGCGCAAGAAATTAAAAGCACTGGTGCAGTGAGGCGGGCTGTTTCCAGCAGGTATGGGTTGAGAAACCTCAAATGCAACTCTATATCTGACGTCGTCCCAGCTGGTTGTTCACCGTTGGATTCAAGCCTTAATAGAAGGAAGGATACAATAAAAAAGGGAAACTGTGAAGGGGGAAATAGTTCCACTGTTAGGGGGAAAAATATCACTGGGTCTTCACTGGAAGGACGGAATTCTGGCTCCAGAAATGGCATATCTATATCCGATTCAAGAAGATCTAGAAATGTTCCTTCTCACCGGAGCACCAGCGTGGCATCAGTAAGAACTCAAAGATCAATTAGTGGTCAAGCCAGGGGAAGGTTTTGTAGCCAAGGAAACGAAAACCCTGTGGCAAGCAGTGATTCCCCTCTTAACATTCCCCTTTCACCTCATTCTGGTGATCTTGATGCTCCTGGCTTTTCATATCATACTTCTATGGAGACTCCTCTAAGTGGCTCAAGCTCTTATGGTAGACCAGGCAATAGCAGTGAGCAGTTAAGTGGTGTTATGCCTGCATCTCCTGCAGAAGATGACAACACTCATTCTCTAATAAATAGGGATAGCTTTCGACATTACAACATGGGTGGTATTGCAGAG GTGTTATTGGCACTTGAGAGGATTGAACAAGATGCAGAGCTAACCCATGAG CAAATTCTTTTGTTGGAGGCCAACTTGTTCCTCAGTGGATTAAACTTTTATGATCACCACAGAGACATGCGGTTGGATATTGATAACATGTCCTATGAG GAACTTTTAGCTCTAGAAGAGAGAATGGGAACTGTGAGCACCGCTCTGCCGGAGGAAGCACTTGCAGAATGTCTGAAAAGAAGTAAATATCAGTCTGCACCTTTAGATGATGCAGATGAGAGTTGTAATGAGGATAAGGATGATATCAAATGCTGCATTTGCCAG GAGGAATATGTTGTTGGAGATGAAGTTGGGGATCTGCAATGTGAACATAGATTTCATGTGGTTTGCATACAGGAGTGGATGCGGCTTAAGAACTGGTGCCCTGTTTGTAAAGTATCTGCAGCACTGTCCAATTCATTTTTACCTCATTGA
- the LOC100803746 gene encoding uncharacterized protein, with product MQPRLSSRINLVELKALIVKRIGADKSKRYFYYLNKFLSQKLSKTEFDRSCYRVLGRENLPLHNHFIKSILKNACQAKTPPPVQLIGPPKSGALVNNVSPGREDGHEQSVANFQNQNTSIWSNGVLPVSPRKSRSGVRDRKLKDRPSPLGPNGKVDSVAHQSTATEDSGSKVDMENGILTPCDYQRPMQHLQAVDELPENGMGDVIQRPAEKPRMHGKGPTEVSIVEDGEEVEQLNHLNFSRSPLIAPLGIPYCTASVGGARKALTVNSTGDFVSCCDSGRLSDTDTLRRRMEQIATVQGLGGVSTECANMLNNVLDVYLKRLIRSCVDLVGARSGNEPRKLPVSKQQIQGKVINGVWPNNHLHVQSAGGMAEPEPEPEHRPPRTVSLHDFKVAMELNPQQLGEDWPLQLEKISMQSFDE from the coding sequence ATGCAACCCCGGCTGAGCTCGAGAATCAATTTGGTCGAGTTGAAAGCGCTGATTGTGAAGAGGATTGGAGCGGATAAGTCGAAGCGGTACTTCTATTACTTGAACAAGTTTCTGAGTCAGAAGCTGAGCAAGACCGAATTCGACAGGTCATGTTACCGTGTACTTGGCAGGGAGAATCTTCCGTTACACAATCACTTTATAAAGTCAATTTTGAAGAATGCCTGCCAAGCCAAGACCCCACCGCCAGTTCAGCTGATAGGCCCTCCAAAATCAGGAGCACTTGTCAATAATGTATCTCCTGGTAGAGAGGATGGGCATGAACAGAGTGTCGCTAACTTCCAAAATCAGAATACTTCCATTTGGTCCAATGGGGTTTTGCCGGTTTCCCCACGTAAGTCAAGATCTGGAGTGCGTGATCGGAAGCTTAAAGATAGACCGAGCCCTCTTGGACCAAATGGAAAAGTTGATTCTGTTGCTCATCAATCCACAGCTACAGAAGACAGTGGTAGTAAGGTTGATATGGAGAATGGAATCCTTACTCCATGCGATTATCAGAGACCAATGCAGCATCTTCAGGCAGTTGATGAGCTACCTGAGAATGGTATGGGGGATGTTATTCAAAGACCTGCGGAAAAACCAAGAATGCATGGTAAAGGGCCAACCGAAGTATCAATTGTTGAAGATGGGGAAGAGGTGGAGCAGTTAAACCACCTCAATTTCTCTAGAAGTCCCTTGATAGCACCACTTGGGATTCCTTACTGCACTGCAAGTGTTGGTGGGGCCCGCAAGGCATTGACGGTGAATAGCACTGGTGATTTTGTTAGTTGTTGTGACAGTGGTAGGTTATCTGATACAGATACATTGAGAAGGCGCATGGAGCAGATCGCAACAGTTCAGGGTCTTGGAGGTGTTTCTACAGAATGTGCAAATATGTTGAATAATGTGTTAGATGTGTACTTGAAACGGTTGATAAGGTCTTGTGTTGATTTAGTGGGAGCTAGGTCTGGAAATGAGCCGAGGAAGCTCCCTGTCTCAAAACAGCAGATTCAGGGGAAGGTCATTAATGGCGTCTGGCCAAATAACCATTTACATGTGCAGAGTGCTGGAGGGATGGCAGAACCCGAACCCGAGCCCGAACACAGACCACCGCGCACAGTATCTTTACATGATTTTAAAGTTGCTATGGAGCTAAATCCACAGCAACTTGGAGAAGATTGGCCACTTCAGCTGGAGAAAATCTCTATGCAATCATTTGATGAATAA